Proteins from a genomic interval of Nostoc sp. TCL240-02:
- a CDS encoding PIN domain-containing protein, whose translation MVLSVVLDSCVIYPMPLCDTLMRAAEAELYELHFSQEILDGATRNLVKDGRIKTDAKAAYFQEQIKTNFPDAMVEVPKYLVAAMTNHPGDRHVVAAAIVVKAEVIVTTNLNDFPLESLAPYEIEAWHPDDFLVYLDEQHPGTMIKIIWEQSNALKLPRSVPETLDKLEKNNLKRKNRVPKFTCSIRCQFYCDEIVQTAKKALKSQFAKKAPEGGRCFEGERYRLWQKEGILTITAKDNRGEILRLKNGIIGRYLSAVDVEAFQIFEQNLEQNLEQAKTQKSQT comes from the coding sequence ATGGTACTCTCGGTTGTTTTGGATTCCTGTGTCATCTACCCTATGCCTTTGTGTGATACCTTGATGCGTGCTGCTGAGGCAGAGTTATATGAACTTCATTTTTCACAAGAAATTCTGGATGGTGCTACTCGTAACCTTGTAAAAGATGGAAGAATAAAAACAGACGCTAAGGCAGCATACTTTCAAGAACAAATCAAGACAAACTTTCCTGATGCAATGGTGGAAGTACCAAAGTATTTAGTTGCAGCAATGACAAATCATCCAGGCGATCGCCATGTTGTTGCTGCTGCTATAGTTGTTAAAGCAGAAGTCATTGTTACTACTAACCTTAATGACTTCCCTCTAGAATCTTTAGCTCCTTATGAGATTGAAGCTTGGCATCCAGATGATTTTTTGGTTTACCTTGATGAGCAACATCCAGGAACAATGATTAAAATTATTTGGGAGCAGTCTAATGCCCTTAAACTTCCAAGGAGTGTTCCTGAAACCCTTGATAAGTTGGAAAAAAATAATTTAAAAAGAAAGAATAGAGTACCAAAATTTACTTGTAGTATTCGCTGCCAATTTTATTGTGACGAAATTGTGCAAACTGCCAAAAAAGCTTTGAAGAGTCAGTTTGCAAAGAAAGCGCCAGAAGGTGGTAGGTGCTTTGAGGGCGAACGGTATCGACTTTGGCAAAAAGAAGGAATTTTAACAATTACTGCTAAGGATAACCGGGGTGAGATTCTCAGGCTAAAGAATGGGATTATTGGTAGATATCTTTCAGCAGTGGATGTTGAGGCATTCCAAATCTTTGAACAAAACTTAGAGCAAAATTTAGAACAAGCAAAAACACAGAAATCACAAACTTGA
- a CDS encoding helix-turn-helix domain-containing protein, whose protein sequence is MSRYSVLSESVMPPEQEAQSIKELARILNVKDFQAKLVGTNGEEIPIPDLVYQVLHQAVHAMASGKVVSVVIQDRELTTQQAGDFLKVSRPHLIKLLEQGEIPHIMVGTHRRVRFEDLVKYKKQRDSQRREGLKQFTQFLEEEGFYDDDSSELDQ, encoded by the coding sequence ATGTCTAGATATAGTGTGCTTTCAGAGTCTGTAATGCCTCCAGAGCAAGAAGCGCAATCTATCAAAGAACTGGCTCGCATACTGAACGTTAAAGATTTTCAGGCGAAACTAGTAGGAACTAACGGAGAAGAAATTCCCATTCCTGATTTGGTGTATCAGGTGTTGCATCAGGCTGTTCATGCGATGGCATCAGGTAAAGTCGTATCTGTAGTAATTCAGGATCGGGAACTGACGACTCAACAAGCAGGAGACTTTCTGAAAGTTTCACGTCCTCATTTAATTAAGTTATTAGAACAGGGAGAAATTCCCCACATCATGGTAGGAACACATCGGCGTGTTCGTTTTGAGGATTTGGTGAAATATAAGAAACAGCGTGATAGTCAGCGTAGGGAAGGACTTAAGCAATTTACTCAGTTTTTAGAAGAAGAGGGATTCTATGATGACGACAGTAGCGAATTAGATCAGTAA